CTGCGTCGTTTCCGAAACATCAGAAGTTCTATGTGAACGACGTCTGTTTTGAGACCGAGGAGGCGGTGCAGGAGCTTCAGGGACGTCTTCTCGGAGTATATGTAAAGGAACAGGACAAATACAGGGAACTGAGGGAACTGAAGGAGGGGGTGCCCCTGAATGCCCGGCCTTTTGGCAGCCGCCCGGAGGCGGGCGACGCAGTATATTTCCTCTTTCAAAACCTTCCCGTGTCCGGGGACACAAAGCTGCGGCTGTATATACAGGTAAAGAAGTCCGTAAGGAGGAATCCGTTTTCCGAAGAGGAACCGGTAGAATTTGCCAGGATGCAGTGGAGCTGTCTTGGAAGCTCCGGCTTTGAAGACATTCTTTTTCAGGACGACACGCACGGATTCCTGCAGAGCGGAGAGATCGGCCTCTGTCTGGATACCGTACAGCCGGTAAAAACGCGGGTGGGCGCGAAGGAAGGATATATGCTCTGCTGCCGTATCGCGGAGGCTGATTACGACAGAGCGCCGGAGATCGCCGCTGTGTACGGACCGTTGTTTCCGCTCATACAGAGGGATACATGGTCTTTTTCGGCTCAGTTTGACGGGGGCGGGGATATCAGATTGTATCCTGTTTTTCCGGAGGAAATGTTTCTTATGGTATATGTGAGGGAGCCGGGAAGCGCCCATTACGTCATCTACGGAGAGGCGCCGGGACGGGAAGAGGAAATATGCGGCGCCAAGGATCGCGCGGGCGGGGCTGGTAATGCGGCGCATGGTAGATATTATGTCAGGACAAAAGGGCAGGGTGGGGAGATCCATATCCGGTTTCAGGAGGAGGTCTTTGGATACGGACCTGCGAAGGAGCCGGGGGCAGTGACCGTCGTCTGCTGCAACCGGCATATGATGCTGCACCGGGAGCTTGGCATACTGGCAGGATATGACGATCAGTATGTGGACTGTCCTCCGGGCGGGGAGGCAGATGAAAAGGCGGTCTGCCTCGGAGTGAGACGCAGGGACGGCGCATCCGGCGAAGCATACCGCTTTTTTCCGCCCGGTATCCAAAGGGAAGACAGTATATATTACATTTACGACGAGGACAGAAGACAGATCTGTATCCGTGATGCAGGGCCGTACAGAGGGTGCGAAGCATTTCTGTCGGACTATGCGGTGTCTGTGTGGGAGGCTGGAAATATACGTTTCGGCAATATGCTCGTATCCGTCGGCGGAAATGATAATATATGCGTGAAAAACCCGGTAAAAGGGACAGAAGGACGGCGGAAAGAATCTTTACACGATGTGAGAAAACGCTTTCTGAAAGATATGAAAACTCCGGTCACGGCGGTGACGGAAGAAGACTACGAGCTGCTTGCGATGCAGGTGCCGGGCTTATGTATCCGTAAGGCCCGCGCCTATTATGAGGAGCAGAAGGAGCGTATATGTGTGGTCGTCATGCCGCGGACAGAAGTATCATTTCCCGCCCTGTCTTCCCTTTACAGAAGACATATTTATAATTATCTGGATAAACGAAGGCTGATCACCGACAAGGTGACCGTAAAGGAGCCGGCCTATACCCCGGTGAGCGTATATGTGACAGTATCTGTGAGAGACCGGGAAAGCTGGAATGTGAAACGGGTCAGACAGGAAATAGCAGAAGAGCTGGATGACAGGAGAAACAGG
This is a stretch of genomic DNA from [Clostridium] hylemonae DSM 15053. It encodes these proteins:
- a CDS encoding baseplate J/gp47 family protein; translation: MLEELEQVVEEAMAWAGICSQEWTNMNPSDPGVTILENLSALHLVQKEAAGQVTDEARLAILRLAGFTRQEAENARLLVAPAEPQEPASFPKHQKFYVNDVCFETEEAVQELQGRLLGVYVKEQDKYRELRELKEGVPLNARPFGSRPEAGDAVYFLFQNLPVSGDTKLRLYIQVKKSVRRNPFSEEEPVEFARMQWSCLGSSGFEDILFQDDTHGFLQSGEIGLCLDTVQPVKTRVGAKEGYMLCCRIAEADYDRAPEIAAVYGPLFPLIQRDTWSFSAQFDGGGDIRLYPVFPEEMFLMVYVREPGSAHYVIYGEAPGREEEICGAKDRAGGAGNAAHGRYYVRTKGQGGEIHIRFQEEVFGYGPAKEPGAVTVVCCNRHMMLHRELGILAGYDDQYVDCPPGGEADEKAVCLGVRRRDGASGEAYRFFPPGIQREDSIYYIYDEDRRQICIRDAGPYRGCEAFLSDYAVSVWEAGNIRFGNMLVSVGGNDNICVKNPVKGTEGRRKESLHDVRKRFLKDMKTPVTAVTEEDYELLAMQVPGLCIRKARAYYEEQKERICVVVMPRTEVSFPALSSLYRRHIYNYLDKRRLITDKVTVKEPAYTPVSVYVTVSVRDRESWNVKRVRQEIAEELDDRRNRRKIGQNISFDRLSSRIRSCPGAGHILELKVVPAGVPGRLIRSGADIPIPPDAACYPGEIIIREE